The Lathyrus oleraceus cultivar Zhongwan6 chromosome 5, CAAS_Psat_ZW6_1.0, whole genome shotgun sequence genome includes the window CCTCCCCTTGCATCTTGCAAattggatcatatccccagcagaggtggatcatttttcaacatctgtatggcacatttgcagcagttgctcttggcagcATTCAGGATCGATAATCCCCAgagatttatttcctcacccgtccgtgaaaggaaagcttgactccctAGTGTAGTCCCCGGCAGGTGTCTGCCTTGTCTTGGCATATGTAGATGTCTTCCTTGCGATACCGGTAGTTGTCGTGTTAACCCCCGTGTGGGtcctttcttttggtgtcggtagacatcatctttcgatgtctgtaacatcgagtcttttcccattcatccgttgatgtctggtcgtggtttctctcttcccattcatccgttgatgtctggtcgtggtcTCTCTCATCCCATTCGTCGATAGAcgtctggttgtggtttctttcttcccattcatccgttgatgtctggtcgtggcttctcttttcccattcatccgttgatgtctggtcgtggtttctctcttcccattcatccgtggaagtctggtcgtggtttctctcttcccattcatccgtggatgtctggttgtggtttctctcttcccattcatccgtggatgtctggtcgtggtttctctcttcccattcatccgttgatgtctggtcatggtttctttcttcccattcatccgttgatgtctggtcgtggtttctctcttctcattcatccgtggatgtctggtcgtggtttctctcttcccattcatccgttgatgtctggtcgtggtttctctcttcccattcatccgttgatgtctgttcgtggtttctctcttcccattcattcgtggatgtctggtcgtggtttctctcttcccattcatccgtggatgtctggtcgtggtttctctcttcccattcatccgttgatgtctggtcgtggtttctctcttcccattcatccgttgatgtctggtcgtggtttctctcttcccattcattcgtggatgtctggtcgtggtttctctcttcccattcatccgtggatgtctggtcgtggtttctctcttcccattcatccgttgatgtctggtcgtggtttcctttcttcccattcatccgttgatgtctggtcatggtttctctcttcccattcatccgttgatgtctggtcgtggtttctctcttcccattcatccgttgatgtctggtcgtggtttctttcttcccagtcatcggtaaatgtctggtcgtccttttttttggtgtcggtaaacatcatctttcgatgtcggtaaacatcgagttctttcccagtcatcggtaaatgtctggtcatgtatcctttcTTTGATAAATATCAACTCCTCAGTAGAGTCGTCAGTAAACGTCTGGTCTTGTTCCAGTCGTAAATATCTTTTCCTCCCCAgtcgaagccgccatcggtaaatggccccgctttccttgatatcagtgtatatcaagtcgactgttttgaagccgccatcggtaaatggctccgctttccttgatatcagtgtatatcaagtcgactgttttgaagcccccatcggtaaatggccccgctttccttgatatcagtgtatatcaagtctactgttttgaagccgccatcagtaaatggccccgctttccttgatatcagtgcaTATCAAGTCTTCTGTTtggaagccgccatcggtaaatgagCCTCGCTTTCTTCACTTCATCCCCTGCAaagtgcaaattctacggttcttttggtattcaatccctgtttaccttgaaggtctgatagtcgttgctctcatccattcaggttctcagttgattgaataggggcagctgtagcacctcaaatttgcaccccccccattcatgcattcatttcattttttaggtcatatATCATTTCATCTTGCATTGCATCTTGACAACTAGAACTGGCATCCAAAGGATTCATCAGTACAAAAGGGCAagtatttccttgagatgaaggccacatggttgttctaaagagcttatatgagccaaggttcattttgaatCAACTTTGCCAAGTGCTAGAGactcaaagtcatcagtgcattttcaggtcatctgaggcccatacaagtcaactgtgcagtcaactgagggctttgaggtggagaaatggtttgagacacttcattcatgtccaaaagaggttcattcatcattgcaaacatctatattgaagattttgaggctagatcaaaagtttccaaaaatggaaagtgacctgtaatttcaagtttccaaaaatggcaagtttttggaccacattcaacttgactttctaacatcaaagaagcttcaaatgaaattttggtcaacatgaaagttgaatatctttctctcccatttccaaaaagtccaagatcatgagcatctgatggatggttgaggagttatgaccaaatgatcaccaagtgtgcatgaaacttcaaagtgccataacttttgattcaaaactccaatttgagtcactctttttgcaaattgcttcttttgacctatattttccaaatctatCTTGGCATTGCATGGAAAAATCTCACATGACCATTGGTGCAtacatgtgctttttggagggaaaatgaagaatttaaatttggttgatcacatgaaCTTAATTCCAATTCCATGATGCTTATGAGACAATTTGAAATGTTTTTGAACCTTGCAtgggcactgttcacgtgcatttTTGCCAAGCAAGGGTGAATTTGCCAAATTGGTCATGCACCTCTTTTCTCATTAACTTTCCATTAGCCAAGCTTAATTTGGATTAGCATGGTAATTAGCATGTCATATATAAGgctaatcataactgttttgatcagttttacacattctagatctcaaaatctcatttccctccaaaaattctctcaattgaaacttgaAAAATCTTCACACAACACCTGAATATTATTGCATAATCGTGTTCACAAGGCATCATTGAGTAGGAATTGATCTCTGGTTTGAAGGATTTGGCCAAGAATCAAGCAGATCGTGCacaaactcatgaagatggaTCTTGCAAATTAAGCTCCATTCAAGTGGATTCAGCTGAGATTTCTtacatcaaacttcaaatcatcatcTCAGGATTGGATCTGGAAGATTTGAGCACTTGAATCCACGGTTTTCTCATACTACTCTCCAAGAAGGTTGGATTTCGACTCTCTcttttctccattttcttgtcATAAACTTGTAGTGTGTGCTCCACTGATGATTCTGATATGAATTTTGTTGaaaattgaatgagttatgtcgatttaaagtttggttgtgCAATTTGTTTTCCTTCTATTCGCGTTTGTTATGGAGAATTAGGCCAAACAAATGTTAGATCCATGCTCTACGTGATGAGACGATTCCAATGATGTATACCATGtaaatttctggaaaaattttgTGTCTTCTCCGcctggctggccggagaagacggtggaaaaCACCTCCATCCGCCGTCTGCAAAAGCAAGCTAGGGTTCACTGTTCCATGCGCATGAATGTCCATGTCTCCAGTTCGATTTTGCGTGTGGATGTTTTGAAATTCCTTTTGATTTTCCACTTTGCCAAACGATGCGTTTTAGACTAGCGCGCTTGTGACCTTGTATTCACCAGTTCGATTCCAGCGCTTGCAATTCCTCTGATTTTCATTTATTTTGTTGAGCGCGTATGTGACCTTGAGAACGTTGGTTCGATACTTGTTGGTGTTGTTTTGAATTGTTTCATTTGTTTTATGCTATGCGCTTCTTTGAACCTCATGACCTTGGTTCGATCCTTGGCCAAGcgcattttcttttttatttccaGCGCCTTTTTTGATTGCCTTAACCTGGGTTCGAGTCTTGGTGTTGCTTGTTTCCAATTGTATTCACATATCATTTTCCATGTTTTTCACATTTTGTTTCATTTTTTTCATCAgattccaaaaatcataaaaaatagaaaatgaatcCAAATAAATCCAAACTTTTTCTCACATGTTCATTTGAATGTCTACTATTTGTTGATgtcaatttcatgattttttcCTAGCTGAAATTTTAATTGTGCTTgattatttgaacatgatgcaaatATGACATGTTGTgttaatttgattgtgaaatgctcacagtttgtccaattgccttgaaatttgacatgctcattcataacatgttacatgatttttgagcttttgtttggcatttttagcatatTACATCTCTGTTTTGGATATTtggatgtatggtgtgacaatttgtgtcacacatttggatgttgCTTGTGTTCATTTTCATTACTAGGCCATTTGTTATCTTATGGtcctaattttttgcatgaggcttgtgtttaacatgttgatatcacataaaaaaattcatgatcattggattcatttatgttttaatatggaatttctcttcttgatgtccaattgtgtgcacCTTTGCTTGCTATTGCTTTATCATGATCATGTGAGGActttgccttatgatttgagtttggtcctttttaggacatgttcttgcttgattaaatgtgcttcataTGGAATATCAACTTCTATTTTGACTctttgctttgcctttgaccctagtaTTTGCACTAGTGatttgtactcaccttttgagctttgtatttcaggttcaagcaattagctctagtggttgatgtgatttcatcacttgagatgcaaattattttgtccactaacctttgttgtgttgtaggttccttggtgatgaactcacttgagttgtttactTGTTGACTTGCATTGTGAACATATTGGTTGTCCCACTGCTGTTgactgtttggtttgtctgaataccatattgacctgtttgacttttgtacaggtacattagtcgcttttagctcattgcttgagctttgctttgcttgtggttggcataccacctaggtaatcattctctaactccatgtagtctggaagccctgtcgtttcttttggcaggcatttggctgaagtcctccttaagaggcaatgactgtgtttgtttacttttgtgctcaagacctccttgtcgaggcatggTTTTTTAAGTCCTactaagtgaagaggcaattgacagatagaagggattagcaatcaatcccctgttaatcgttgtgtcgttcattatgctcgcactacgtgctgatgctcttgaacctaacccaagatccttgtatatagagtcagtcaagtggagtaggttcccacattctggatccccgtgttttcattgatttgaagctcacccaggcccgggtcaagagctatgaggtcttatcctcattacctttcatctgctcaccctgacggtcaatgtcagtggttaagagcctcatcatacccttccagtgttggcttatttgtcgaggttgatatgaccccttgactaaagcccagccttgtgtgagcctcttgtttgcatatagagtgtgatacctgttcacctgtgcttgtttacttgctgattagagacctcaacttagggatcgtttgcatgacaacttctaggcttGAGTCGTTATCTCCCTATTAGTTGTTATCTCtctagtctctggttaggagagtttcttccctgttaaggggaactacgtcgccctgattctcataccagatgagatacgtaggcaggagattgagcagatctctccgggcacccgttttctttttcaacccttttgttttgtgtgtgtgtttgttcaccctttcattgtttggagtctgatgtaagtccatctattggcattcggtttcccgtttgcttgttgtttgctcagagtctgatgtaagtccatctattggcattcggtttcctgtttgtgttcgtttgtttggagttggatgtaagtccattgattggaaTTCCGTTTCCtttgtgtgtttcgtttgacgtccCAGCGTCTCgtttcagtgttttgtttcggcctgcgttagccgagctacgagtgctctgattcttactctggttagagaagatacgtatgcataggatgcgatgtcctagtgagcatgttccccattttcccgaactacgttgactctgatgtttgttcctgacaaactacgtaggcctaggatgcgacatcaTGCCTAGTCACCTTCTTCCGTTTTCCTTCACCTGTGTTTTATCCCAGtttgtgcagttttgagcagtttattagcaaccttatccttttcttttgagcgtggatcccgtcgagtacgatggacatgagggggtgctaataccttccccttgcgtaaccgactcccgtatctagcaatctctggtcgtaagaccattcctttcccttcttaggtttacttcgagcgtttcctttccctccttttggataaataacgcacggtggcggctctgtgtctttttccgccggttatttttcgcgAATGCGAAAAAGTTCAACAGTGCCAGCTATCAATATGAGCATACTGTAGCAGTCATCAGAGAGTCCAGTGGTAACAAGCCAGGGGCACCCGGCCTTGTTCGCAGATGTCCTACAGGATTCAAGCTTCCCAATTGGACGGCCACCGTGATACCTATAGTGTACTCGGAAAAAacgtaatgcattttgttttctccGTCCCTCGTCCCTGCCCGAGACGAGAGGATAGCTTGTAAGGTCCCTcatgtttaaaagtattatgtgaatAAATAAAAGTACTTTTTTGCATGCAAAACTCGTGTTCCTTTTCTTTCAGTTATTTTTCGTTTTCACTAAAAACAATGAAATGGCAAAAGATTTCTTTTTTCCACTTTTTCTCAAAAGAAAAAAGCAAGCATACTAAAATGAGCTCATCATATGCAGAGCAAATAAAATCACTGATTACAACATGGCTAAAATCAATCGTGAATCTGGACCTCCAATCAACCAAGCTGAAGAtgagagtgaggaagattgtgaattaccAACTGAACTAGCATgactccttgagcacgaagagaaagAGATTCAACCATACAAAAAACCAGTGGATGTCATTAATTTGGGTTCTGAAACTGACAGAAAAGAGGTGAAAGTCGGGGCATCTCTCGCCAAGCATGTACACTCCGAGTTGGTAGATCTGTTACGTGAATATGTGGACgtcttcgcctggtcgtatcaagatatgccagggttagacACCAGCATTGTTGAACATCATCTACCGCTCAAGCCTGAATGTCCTCCAGTTAAGAAGAAGCTCAGAAGGACTAGACCCGATATGGCactcaagatcaaggaagaggttaaAAAGCAGCTAGATGCTGGCTTCTTAGCCATTTATGAGTATCCGCGGTGGGTTGCTAATATCGTTccagttcctaagaaggatggtaaagtcagaatgtgtgtagactatcgagacctcaatagagccagtccaaaggatgacttccctttgcctcatattgatgttttggTCGACAACACAATGCAATTCTCCatcttttctttcatggatgaGTTCTCCGGGTACAATCAGATAAAGATGTCaccagatgatatggagaagacaacctttatcacaccttggggaacttaCTGCTACAAAGTCATGCCATTCGGCTTGAAGAATGCAGGGGTAACATATCAACGCGCCATGGTAACactctttcacgacatgattcatgaagagattgaggtttacGTGGACGACATGGTTGCCAAATCCATAACTGAGGAAGATCACTTGGTTAATCTGAGGAAGTTATTTGTCAGACTCCGAAAGTTTAAACTGTGTCTGAATCCAGCCAAATGTACTTTTGAAGTCTGATCAGGTAAACTCCTGGGTTTCATAGTCAGTCAGAAGagtattgaggttgatcccgacAAAGTTTGAGCCATCCAAGATATGCCAGCTCCCCGAACAGAAAAAGAGGTCTGAGGTTTCCTTGGGCGAATTAATtacatctccagattcatatctcacctGACAGCTACCTGCGAACTgattttcaagttgttgagaaagaatcaatcgattgtgtggaatgacgattgccaaggggcattcgataaaataaaaaagtattGCAAGAACCACCAACCCGGTACCACCGGTTCCTGGTAGACCACTCATTATGTACCTGACAGTGTTGGATGAATCTATGGGTTGTGTTTTGGGTCAACATGACGACACAGGCAAGAAAGAACATGCTATCTACTATCTCAACAAGAAATTCACTGAATGTGAGACCCGATACTCACTTTTAGAGAAGACTTATTGTGCCTTGACTTGGGTTGCTCGACGcctgagacaatatatgatttgccacactactttattgatatccaagatggatccgataaagtatatatttgaaaagcctgctgTTACTGGTAGAATTGCCTGGTGGCAAATGCTGCTAACCGAGTATGACATACAGTATGTGACCCAGAAAGCAATAAAAGGGAGTATTATGTCTGACTATCTATCTCACATGCCTGTTGAAGGTTACCAATCGTTAAAGTTTGACTTTCCAAATGAGGACATCATGTTTATCAGAGATTTTACTATGTCAGGCTTCGAGGTAAGCCCTAAGGAAGGCCCCGAACCAGGATCCCGATGGACGCTCATGTTCAACGGTGCTTCCAATTCCCGAGGTCATGGTATAGGTGTTGTTATCACTTCTCCAACTGGTTTCCACATCCCCTTCACCGCTAGGTTATGTTTTgactgcaccaacaatatggcagaatatgaagcatgtatctacGGTTTAGAGGTGGTAATCGACTTGAGAATCAAAATCCTCGAGGTATTCGgtgattcagctctggtaatcagtCAAGTGAAAGGCGATTGGGAGACTCGAGATAGCAAGTTGATACCCTACAAAGAGCGTATCAGAAAACTGATCCCTTACTTTGATGAGATCTCCTTTCATCATATTTCTAGGGAAGAAAATCAGTTAGCAGACGCTCTAGCTACGCTGgcatctatgttcaaagtcaaatggaagaatgagGCACCATCCATCCAGATTGACCACttagatgaaccagcacattGTCTAGCAATTGAGGTCGATCCTGACGATaagccttggttctatgacataaAGACATTTCTGGAGGAACGACAGTATCCCGAGGGTGTATCCATT containing:
- the LOC127079913 gene encoding uncharacterized protein LOC127079913; its protein translation is MALKIKEEVKKQLDAGFLAIYEYPRWVANIVPVPKKDGYQSLKFDFPNEDIMFIRDFTMSGFEVSPKEGPEPGSRWTLMFNGASNSRGHGIGVVITSPTGFHIPFTARLCFDCTNNMAEYEACIYGLEVVIDLRIKILEVFGDSALVISQVKGDWETRDSKLIPYKERIRKLIPYFDEISFHHISREENQLADALATLASMFKVKWKNEAPSIQIDHLDEPAHCLAIEVDPDDKPWFYDIKTFLEERQYPEGVSITDKKALRRLSSKFFLNSDVLYKRNYDSVLVRCMDRHEASTIIRSIHEGCEGVHAKGPAMAKKILRAGYY